A DNA window from Panthera tigris isolate Pti1 chromosome X, P.tigris_Pti1_mat1.1, whole genome shotgun sequence contains the following coding sequences:
- the SH3BGRL gene encoding SH3 domain-binding glutamic acid-rich-like protein isoform X2, with translation MIKKKQQDVLGFLEANKIGFEEKDIAANEENRKWMRENVPENNRPATGYPLPPQIFNESQYRGDYDAFFEARENNAVYAFLGLTAPPGSKEAEAQAKQQA, from the exons ATTAAGAAGAAACAGCAAGATGTGCTTGGTTTTTTAGAAGCTAACAAAATAGGATTTGAAGAAAAAGACATTGCAGCCAATGAAGAGAATCGAAAGTGGATGAGAGAAAATGTACCTGAAAACAATCGACCAGCCACAGGGTACCCCCTGCCACCTCAGATTTTCAACGAAAGCCAGTACCGTGGG GACTATGATGCCTTCTTTGAAGCCAGAGAAAATAATGCAGTGTATGCCTTTTTAGGCTTGACAGCTCCACCTGGTTCAAAG gaaGCAGAAGCTCAGGCAAAGCAGCAAGCATGA